Sequence from the Equus przewalskii isolate Varuska chromosome 11, EquPr2, whole genome shotgun sequence genome:
GGAGGGAGGACTGTGGTATGCTCTGTCTCCAGAGCCCTGGGGGAAAtgcactttcattcattcattcattcaccaatgCTCAGTGCCCCACCTATACTGGGTCCCCAGGACCCAGTCCCTGTCCCCACCAAGCCCGTAGGTGAGCATGGCAgacccccacctctctcctcccaggggAAGTAAGCCAGGTGCCTCCTCTTTCCCTGTCCAccgccccccccacacacacactgtcacTGTCCAGCTACTTGTCTCCTCCCCATCAGATCAGAGTGCCCTCCTGAGGACAGAGGCTGAGTCTGGGTGCCCCCTCCTGTGGCCTCGGCGCCTGCAcccaggaggtgctcaataaatgtttctttagcGGCTGAATGGTACGGGAGGGGAAGGGTCCGAGCCCGGCCGCCCCGCCCGGCCGCCGGAATCCCGGCTCGCCTCTCACCTGGGCCCGGCCGCCCGCCCCGGCGCGCCCTCCCGGCTCGACTTCCTCCCGCCGCCCCGCCCCTTCCACATTCCTGCCCCGCCGGGCCTCCCCGGCCCCGCTCcggccccgcgcccgccgcccgccggcccCGCTCCGGCCCCGCTGCGGCCCCGCGATGAGGGCGGCCCAGGCGGCGGCCGAGGAGGCGCCGCCAGGAGTGCGGTCGGTCAAGGTGGTCCTGGTGGGCGACGGCGGCTGCGGGAAGACGTCGCTGTTGATGGTCTTCGCCGAAGGGGCCTTCCCCGAGGTGAGTGCCAGCGCTCCAGCACGGCGCCCGGGGCCTGCGCGCATCCCCCGCTGGGCGCCCCGTGCGCCCCGTCCGTGCCGGAGCTGCCGAGGCTGTGCGCCCGCCCCGGCCTCCCCAGGGGTCTCCCAGCAGGACACGAGATCAAAGAGAGTTCTCCCTCTGCcagcggggtggggggaggtgaagGCCTCAATATCATCTGTGAAGTGGCAAGAATGGCACCTACCTGGGAGAGGTGTCACAGGGGCTGACTTAGGCCACCTGGTATGAGGCAGGTCCTAAGGGAGGACTTGGTGGCCCAGCGTGGCTAAGAGGGACTCacgactctggagccagactgcctgtgtTCGATTCATGGCTTTGCCACttccagctgtgtgcccttgggcaagtcccctaccttctctgtgcctgtttccttatGTGTGTAATAGGAATAATGATGGCGCCCACCTCCCAGGGTCACTGTGAGGAGTGACTTAGTACAGGTCAAGGGCTCAGCTTTGAGCCTGCAACAGGAAGGACTGGTGGCACACGTCTTTCTTGGGAAACATCGTCTCCCAGATCTTGCCCCTATAGTGGACATCCCgtgggctctgctttggaggGCAGGAGCACACCAGACCCCAGTCAGACAGCTGGGTGGCATCTTGGCTCTCGTCTAATGGACTGTGTGGCCCTCGGTACattgcttagcctctctgagcccccgTTTCCTCATACAACCTCATGGGGAGGGGGGACCCTAGGGTGGTGGTGAGATGGAATTAGGGTAAGGCTGAGAGACGAGCCCGAGTGGTACCTGGCACGTCCTTGATGCTTTGGGCACATTGACTGTCAGTCCTTCACTAGATGCTCCCTGACTGTCCACGCGGACTCCCCAAGcgccaggcaggggctggcccaccCACCGTGCCACCTCTCAGCCCCGTTCTCCTGGGAGTCCGTGGGGTCGCTTCCagcatctcttctccctcctgcctaTCCCCGCATCCTCCAAACCCCTGGGGTTGCGCAGGCCCTGGGGAGTCTgatgggagaggcaggaggggctggcctgggaacAGTGTCGGGCCTTTCTTTCCACTGTGGCAGCACTGAGCTGACTCTTGTGTGGTTTATGGTGCTGACGTCACCTCCTCTGGCTggtcacattttttttaagttggaggGGGATGTGTTTCTGGGCCCCTGGATGCTGCCCGTGGGAACCCAACAATTATGGCACAGTGAGGAGAGCACCACAGAGGGTCCAGGCCGGCTGGggcccaggagaggggctggcaggggtggCGCCTCACCACCCGTGTCCTGGGCTCTGAGACATCCTTGATGGTGAAACCCGTCCGATTTCAGAGAGGTTACAATGTGGAAAGGGGCATCTTGCAGTTGACGAAATGCGTGTGTTGAAGGGCACACAGGCTGGCCAGGGGAAGGAGGGCGTGCTTGTCACCAGGCGAATAGACCCGGCCTTGTCTAGGTGCCTCCCCCGTTTGGGGACCCTGATTCTCCGAGacccctctgcctctctttgtttaaaagaaacacaAGGTCCAAGAGCGGGAAAGGCCTTTATTTTAcagttgggaaaactgaggccagagacaCAGAGCCTTACCTTGAGGAACTGGGCCCAGCAGTGGCAGAACAGgtctagaacccaggtctccccACCCTGGACCAGGACACTCTCCACAGACCTCATTTCTCTGCTGTTGGACCAGCCTGCGCCTGTTCCTGCCCCTGGACTCCTCCTCCTGGCAGCCCTCCACACCCGGGAGCCAGCAGCTAGAAGATTTGGGGTCCTGTCTTCCAGGCCTCCTGCTGcagcagaaagcagagaggaggCTGCAGTTTGGAGGGGCCTCGGTGACCCTTGTCTGGCTGTAGCCTGCCACCTGCCTCTCCTGAGGTCACCATCTCTAGCCTCTGGTGCCAGGAGTGGGCGGAAAAGCCCCATTCCCGGGTGTGGGGGTGGGTTGCACCTCCAGCTTGTAATTGTcacagccctgccccctgccctgggttcagggcagggggagcagagaagggagagctcCCAAGGCAGCGGGGAACTCCAGGCTGGGCGCCAGCCTCTGCCCAGTCCTGGCTGGCATTTGGGGCAGCAACCATTCCACAGGGCCAAAGCCCAGGGGCCCACAgaagggtggggatgggagggggcagggagcaccAGCTGTGCCTTCCAGAACCAGCTGAGTCCCTCCTGGTCCGCACAGGGACTCCCGTGGGGGTGCTGCCAGGGGAAACCCCTGACTCTCCTCTCTTGAGCTATGTCCCCTGTCCTGCCATGATCCATCCGTCTGTCTGGGAGATCCGTGAGGGCAGACCCAAGCCGGCGTCATTTCTGCCCTGGTCTAGCTCAGGCCCAGCCCTGCTTTTTAGCCGAGGACAGCTCAACAGATAAGATTAGGTGCTTATTTGCTCCATAGGCAGAGAGTCATCCTGCCTGGGGGTCAAAGAACAGGAGAGAAGGTATAGACGGAGTCCGCAGGATGGCGgtccagggcagggggcagggctgtgACAATTACAAGCTGGAGGTGCAACCCACCCCCACACCCGGGAATGGGGCTTTTCCGCCCACTCCTGGCACCAGAGGCTAGAGATGGTGACCTCAGGAGAGGCAGGTGGCAGGGGACAGAGCCTGGCCCCCGGAGCCACAAAGACCTGGCTCCGTCCATAGCCAGCTGTCCAGTGTGTCACTTCCCCTCTCTATCCTCCTCAGGAAAATGGAGATAGAACTGACCTTCCAAGGTTGCAAGGATCAGAGGCAGTGTAGGTAAAGGGCCAGGCATGCTAGCTCCCTAGAGAGTATGGGTGACCGTGGCATCTCCACGGGCATTTGCAAGGTCCTGACACGTGTCCCCCAAGAGCTGCCCTGTACCTCAGATCAGGACGGTTCCTGCGCAGGTGCGTGGGTGACCAAGCTGGGACCTTGGCAGGTGTCTGTGCCCTCCCCAGTgacaggctggggaggggctggggccaggggtgCCACCTAGAGGGACAGACAGCCGCCGGTGTGGACACTGCCCTGGCAGCCAGATTTCTAAGCGCGGGCATTTATGCTGGGCCTCCCCTGCCAGCCGGTCTTCTTATGACACTGTGAAGGACGCTCTTCTCTAACCAGTGAGaagactggcccaaggtcacacagctggtgagcacCAGACCGGTCCTAAGCCAGGcacatctgattccaaagccagtgCTCCTAGCCACCATGTCACACTGTCCCCCACCAGGCAAAGGGCCTGAGGGGAGGGGCCCTGGACAGGCAGGGGGCCCCTGAGGAGGTGGCTGGAGCCTTTGTCTGTTCCTATTAGTAGAAAGACTGACAGGTGGCTAGAATCGAGGGTGGGTTGAACGCCTACCCCAGGGCCACCCTCGACTTTTCCATCTGTCCCAGCTTACCACTCTGGaaccttcctttcttctcactcTCCCCCTGAAGCCTCCCGAGTTCCCTGGAAGACCACACTGACCCACGGTGGAGGGGCTGCCCCTCCCAGTGTCCAGGGCCCGactcaggcaggcaggcaggctcaAAGTCCCCCTGAGTCATGGGCAGGTGGGGGCTCCACCGGGCATAGGAAGGGCTAAAGACAGGGTCCCCTCAAGCTGTGGTCCCACTGACCAGCCCTGAGCAGGTGAGCAAGGCCTGGCGACTCAAGATGCAGCGGGTCCAGCGTACACCTGGGGGCAAAAGGCTTGTGTTGTGGCAGAGTCTGGAAAACCTCCTCGCCTGTTGCTCAGACCCCATCCGTAAAATCTCCCACTCTTATTCCTGCATTTGTGTTCAAAACCCGTCCTGCTGCCATTCATCCAGCCTTTATGGAGAGGGAGCAAGCTCAGGCCGAGCGGGCACTGGGGTGGAGGGACCTCTGGCCTGGATGAGCTCCTCCTGAAGCCAGACAGGGCAAGCAAGGGAGGCAGAAACAgtgcaggggctgtgggagggcaTCCAGAAAGGCATCCTGGGGGAGGTGGCATTGGGCAGGGGTCTTGGTTGGATTGTGAGAGGCTGAGAGGTGAAGGAGGGACCCCAAAAAGCTACGTGCTCCCCAGGGCAGACACCAAGTCTTGTTTATTACTTGCTCCCCAGTGTCCAGAACCAGACCTAGAAAAGGTgctaatgtttactgaatgaatgaatgaatgcatgagccAACGAATGTAGGTTAATGTCATTCCGGGAGGAGGGGACAGCATGAAGGAAAGCTCAGAAATGGGGCAGTCCCCCACCCAGGGggacaaagataaaaataacagtagCTGGCACGTGTAGAGagcttattctgtgccaggccccatgcaCGGAGCACCTCACGGAGTCCTTACAGCCACACGCCGCGGCAGGTGCTCTCAATGCTCCCACTTTCCAGTCGAGGAGGCCGGGGACGTTCGGTACCCTGCCGGggcacacagctaggaagtggcagctCTGGGCCGCGGCAGCTCTGGGCCACGACACCACCAGCCAACGACTTCCCAGAGACCAGTACACTCTACTGACTCCCAGAGTGGCGGCGCCATGGGCCTGGGCAGCCTGGGGCCACCTCCCTTCAGCTGCCATCTTCatggcctctccctgccccctccttcctAGAACTACGCCCCCACGGTGTTTGAGCGGCTCACCGTTACCTTGCAGATGAAGGGCAAACCCGTGCACCTCCAAATCTGGGACACGGCAGGTGGGTgtgcagggctgggggcggggcgtgGTGGAGGAGGGACCCCAGATGCTCAGGAGCCAAGCCCCACTCCCTTCCTTCTGGATCAGGGAGGCCAACGAATCTCCCAGGAACAGGTGTTGGCCGAGATTAGGGGCCCCCCCCAGGAGCCTGAATCCTCCCTGCTCCTGCGCCTGCTGCCTCCCCCAACCCAGGGCAGCCCACTGTGTCCTGGAGACCAGCGGAGTCCAGAGCTCTTTGCTCTAGAGGGTGGGCTGTTCTGGCCTCCTAAGTAGCCCCCCTGGCTTCAGCTTCTGGAAGATCTACCTGACCTTGCCCACACGAAGGTTAGAGTCAAATCTACGCTGGAGCTGAAAGCTAACCTCAGGGAACCCTAGCAGCCCCTCACCTTGGGTGGGCTAAGCTGTCTTTGCCGGGGTCCCGCTTGCCTCTTTCTCCTCACCCCTCAAGCCCAGGGCAAAGCAGGCTTCAGAGTAATGGCCTCAGTCCTCCAGGCCTGGCCTCTGCCGTGCCTGCCACTCTTTCCATAACAAGGCTCTCTCAGCAGGGGGGTCTCATCCAGACCAGAGATGGCACGTCCCATGGGCAGGCCAAGTGCCTTCTGCCCTGAGGGGGACATTCACATGGAATGACCACTCAAGTGCCAAGTTTGTGTCGGACCCTGAGGGGCCCAATGAGCCCCTGATCAAGACTCCTCATCTGGTGGGATGACCTCCCTGATGTTGGAGGGTGCTGACATGAGCAGGCGATCTGGAAGGAGTGACCATCCCCCCTCTGCCCAGGGCAAGTTGATTATGACCGCCTGCGGCCCCTGTTCTACCCTGACGCCAGTGTCCTGCTCCTCTGTTTCGATGTCACCAGCCCATACAGCTTTGACAACATCTCCAACCGGGTAGGTACTGGGCGGGCAGGGAGA
This genomic interval carries:
- the RHOD gene encoding rho-related GTP-binding protein RhoD, whose product is MRAAQAAAEEAPPGVRSVKVVLVGDGGCGKTSLLMVFAEGAFPENYAPTVFERLTVTLQMKGKPVHLQIWDTAGQVDYDRLRPLFYPDASVLLLCFDVTSPYSFDNISNRWYPEVNHFCKEVPIILVGCKTDLRKDKSLVKKLRKNKLEPVTYHRGQEMARSVGAVAYLECSALLHENVHAVFQEAAKVALSSRSRNLWRRITRSFCVVT